In the genome of Meles meles chromosome 4, mMelMel3.1 paternal haplotype, whole genome shotgun sequence, one region contains:
- the CCR8 gene encoding C-C chemokine receptor type 8, producing the protein MDYTLEPNVTTVTDYYYPDTMSSPCDGELIQRDSKSLLAVFYCVLFVFGLLGNTLVILVLVACKKLRSITDVYLLNLALSDLLFVFSFPFQTHYQLDQWVFGTVMCKVVSGFYYIGFFSSMFFITLMSVDRYLAIVHAVYAMKVRTARMGTALSLAVWLIAIMATSPLLVVYQVASEEGILQCYSSYNQQTLKWKIFIHFEMNILGLLIPFTILLFCYISILHQLKSCQNHKTKAIKLVLIVVITSLLFWVPFNVVLFLTSLLNMNILDGCVLSQRLIYATHVTETISFTHCCVNPVIYAFMGEKFKKHLSEIFQKISNYGFFFVGRQIPRKGWERSPSSCQHPSRSSSTDYIL; encoded by the coding sequence ATGGATTATACACTGGAGCCCAATGTGACGACGGTAACCGACTACTACTATCCTGATACCATGTCAAGCCCCTGCGATGGGGAACTTATCCAAAGAGACAGCAAGTCACTTCTTGCTGTCTTTTACTGTGTCTTGTTTGTATTCGGTCTTCTGGGAAACACCTTGGTCATCCTTGTCCTTGTAGCCTGCAAGAAGCTGAGGAGCATCACCGACGTATACCTCTTGAACCTGGCCCTCTCTGACTTGCTTTttgtcttctccttccccttccagaCCCACTATCAGCTGGACCAGTGGGTGTTTGGGACTGTAATGTGCAAGGTGGTCTCTGGTTTTTATTACATTGGCTTCTTCAGCAGCATGTTCTTTATCACCCTCATGAGTGTGGACAGGTACCTGGCAATCGTCCATGCGGTCTATGCCATGAAAGTGAGGACAGCCAGGATGGGAACAGCCCTGAGTCTGGCCGTGTGGCTGATTGCTATCATGGCCACCAGCCCATTACTAGTGGTGTACCAAGTGGCCTCTGAAGAGGGCATTCTACAGTGTTATTCTTCTTACAATCAACAGACTCTGAAGTGGAAGATCTTCATCCACTTTGAAATGAATATCTTAGGTCTGTTGATCCCATTCACCATCCTTCTGTTCTGCTACATTAGCATTCTGCACCAGCTGAAGAGCTGCCAAAATCACAAGACCAAGGCCATCAAATTGGTGCTCATTGTGGTGATCACATCTTTACTCTTCTGGGTCCCATTCAATGTGGTCCTCTTCCTCACTTCTCTGCTCAACATGAACATCTTGGATGGATGTGTCCTGAGCCAGCGGCTGATTTATGCCACTCATGTCACAGAAACCATTTCCTTCACTCACTGCTGTGTGAACCCTGTGATCTATGCTTTCATGGGTGAGAAATTCAAGAAACACCTCTCAGAAATATTCCAGAAGATTTCCAATTATGGCTTCTTCTTTGTAGGAAGACAAATACCTAGGAAGGGCTGGGAAAGATCTCCCTCCTCCTGTCAGCACCCTTCCCGTTCCTCCAGCACAGACTACATTTTGTGA